Genomic window (Campylobacter ureolyticus ACS-301-V-Sch3b):
AACTACAAAATAGTCCAAATTTTAAAAATAATTTAATAAATTTCATCTCAAATCAGCATGAAAATGACAAAATCAAAGAACTTTACTCTACACTTTATCTTGCAACGCCCATTTCAAAGGAGTTAAGAAACGATGTTACAAAGTGGGGGATTGCTCATGTTGTTTCGATTAGCGGGTTTCATCTTGGCATAATTTTTACAACTATTTTTTTACTTATAACTCCGATATATCGTTTTTTTCAAAATAGATTTTTCCCTTATAGAAGTAGGTATTTTGATATAAGCTTAGTGGCGTTTTTACTAATGGTTTTTTATCTTTTTTTACTTGATTTTACACCTGCATTTTTACGCTCACTTTTAATGAGTGCTTTAGCGTTTTTATTTTTAGTTAAAAATTTAAAGGTTTTTTCATTTTGGACACTGTTTTTAACGATAATTATAAGCATTTGTTTTATGCCAAATTTGGTTTTTTCGATTGGATTTTACTTTTCTTGTCTTGGAGTTTTTTATATTTATTTGTATCTGCATCACTTTAAAAATTTATTTAAAAGCACTAAAATAGGCATTTTAAAACATATTTTAGTTTTTAATATTTATGTATTTTTTGCGATGAATATACCTGTTTATTATTATTTTAACACTTTTGCTTTTTCGCAAATTGCAGTTATTCCAATAGGATATATTTTTACTATTTTTTATCCATTGAGTTTATTTTTGCATATTTTTGGAGCTGGAAATTTAATGGATGAGTTGTTGCTTAATTTTTTAAACTACAATATTAAAACTTATAAGATTTTCATACCACCAATGCTTTTTTATAGTTTAAATTTACTAAATTTTGTAGCTATTAAAAGTAGATTAGTAGCTGTTTTGCTCCCCATTTTTGGTATCGTTCCCATTTTTTTCATCTAAGAGGGTATAAATTTTAAATCCATATAAAAATATAATCCAACTTATATAAATCCATAAAAGAAAAAAGAGTAAAATACTAAATGAGCCATAAATACTGGTGTAAGTTTTGTTATAAAAAGTATATTTTATAAAAGCAAATTTCGAGGCATTCCATGCAAGGCTTGTTATAAATGATGAAAATAAAATAAATTTATTAGAAGTTTGCTTGTTGATTGATATTTTATAAACTATGGCAA
Coding sequences:
- a CDS encoding ComEC/Rec2 family competence protein translates to MNNLFNSKKELLLFFIVAFIIFGLNLSYEFYKFKDFKALKFRYVEAVVEQSYLKTKNDKTYRVLKLKNDDFSFYTTTKKENELKRYDNIKLRVITDKITFKEYIKKSFYLKSFNIKKLQNSPNFKNNLINFISNQHENDKIKELYSTLYLATPISKELRNDVTKWGIAHVVSISGFHLGIIFTTIFLLITPIYRFFQNRFFPYRSRYFDISLVAFLLMVFYLFLLDFTPAFLRSLLMSALAFLFLVKNLKVFSFWTLFLTIIISICFMPNLVFSIGFYFSCLGVFYIYLYLHHFKNLFKSTKIGILKHILVFNIYVFFAMNIPVYYYFNTFAFSQIAVIPIGYIFTIFYPLSLFLHIFGAGNLMDELLLNFLNYNIKTYKIFIPPMLFYSLNLLNFVAIKSRLVAVLLPIFGIVPIFFI